The Fuscovulum sp. sequence ATACATTCCCGCGATCCGGTCGTTATGCCCTGCATGGATCCTGTCCCGCCCCTTTTTCCCTTTGGTCAGCCCGCCCCCGGCCCTGTGCGGGGGTTCCGGCGCGGCACGCGATTGCTGACCGCTGATGGCCCGACACCGGTTGAGGAGATCGAACCCGGCGAAGCCGTGCTGGACCCGGACGGGCGGCCGCATTTCGTGCTGTGGCAGGGCAGTTGGGACATGCGCCCGGAACCGGGATGGGCCGCCGATCCGCGCCATCCTGTGGTGATCGCGGCCAACGCCTTTGGCCCTGGCAAGCCACGCCGCGACCTTTATCTGACCCAGCAGAACCGGATGATGGTGCATCCGGGCAGGCCGGGGGTGATGGTGACGGCGGCAAGCCTTGCCCCGCAATTGGCGCAGATTGACCTGTCGGCGCGGCCGGTCAGCTATCATGCGGTGGTGACCCGCAGCCCCTGTCTGCTGATGGCGGAAAACCTGCCCTGCGAAGGCGTTGCTTGCGTAGAGCGGGGCATGCCGGAAATCGCCGCCGATCAGGGCAACTGGGCGCAGCCGTCGATGGGGCAGGACCTGCGGGCGGCCCTGCGGCCCTGAAGCCTGCCTTCGCCACCTTTTGCCAGTGGCGCGGGCGGCGCGGGCAGCGCATGATCGGCACCGATGGAGGGGCCGATGACCGAACAGAGCGCGCGCAGCGAACATGACAGCATCCCGGAGATCGCCCTTGCTTGGCACCGCGACGGGCGTGGGGCGGTGCTTGCCACGGTGATAGAAACCTGGGGATCGGCCCCGCGACAGGCGGGCAGCCAATTGGCGATTTCCGGCGCGGGCGAGATCATGGGGTCGGTATCGGGCGGCTGCGTCGAAGGCGCGGTGGTGACCGAGGCGATGGAGGCACTGGGAGACCGCAAGTCGCGGGTGATGACCTTTGGCGTCAGCGACGAGACGGCCTTTGCCGTGGGGCTGGCCTGTGGCGGCACGATCCGGGTTCTGGTGGAGCCTATCGGCGAAGGGGCGGAGGCGCTGCCCGACGCGGTCCTGGAGGGGCTGGTTGCGGCACGGGCGGAGCGGAAAGCGGTTGCCGTGGCCGTGCAGACCGAGGGGTGGACGCGCGCGCTGATCCGGCCCGGCGATGAGGCGGCGGTGGATGCGCGCTTTCGCGCGGACAGGTCGGGGATGGAAGAGGACGGGCGGTTCATCGCCATCCACAACCCGCCCCTGCGCCTGATCGTGGTGGGGGCGGTGCATATCGCGCAGGCGCTTTTGCAGGTGGCACGCATCTGTGGCTATGACTGCACGGTGATCGACCCCCGGTCTGCCTTTGGATCGGCGGCGCGGTTTCCGGGGGAACGGATCGTCGAGGATTGGCCGGATGAAGCGTTGGAGGCGCTGGCCCCTGATGCGCGCACGGCGATTGTCACGCTGACGCATGACAGCAAGCTTGACGATCCGGCGATCCGCGTCGCGTTGCGATCGGAAGTCTTCTACCTTGGTTGTCTGGGGTCTACGCGGACGCATGCCAAACGGGTGGAACGGTTGGCGGCGGCGGGTTTCTCGGACGCTGAGATTGCGCGCATCCATGCGCCGGTGGGGCTGGATATCGGGGCGAAAAGCCCGGCGGAAATTGCCGTATCGGTGATGGCCCAGATCACCACGCGGCTGCGGAAGGGGTAGCCATGTTCTTTGGCGAGGTGGCGCTGGAGGCGGCAGAGGGGGCGGTGTTGGCGCATTCCGAAGCGGTGCCGGGCGGGCGGCTGCGCAAGGGCGTTGTACTGGGCGCGGCGGAGATTGCGGCGCTGCGGGCGGCGGGGCTGGCTCTTGTGACCGTGGCGCGGATGGAGGCGGGCGATGTGGGCGAGGACGCGGCAGCCGCACGCCTTGCGGCGGCGCTGGTGCCGGACCCGGTGGGGCAGGGGTTGCGGCCGAGTGCGGCCTTCACGGGCCGGGTGAACCTGAATGCAAACGGGCCGGGGATCGTGGAGTTGGACGCGGCGGCGATCCATCGGATGAACCTGATCCACCCGGCGATCACGCTGGCGACATTGACGCCGTTCCATCGGGTAATGGCGGGCACCCTAGTGGGGACAGTCAAGATCATCGCCTATGGGGTGGAAGAGGCGGCCTTGGCGGCGGCCTGCGCAGCGGCGCGGGCGGCGATCCGCGTGCGGCCCGTGGTACTGCGCGATGCCGGGTTGGTGCTGACCGACGCGCCGGGGCTGGAGGCGAAGCTTGCCGCCAAAGGACGGCGGTCGATCGAGGGGCGGCTGCGCGCGCTGGGGATGCGGTTGGCGGCGGTGGAGACGGTGGCGCATGACGAAGCCGCCATCGCGCAGGCGCTGCGCGGTTTGCCGGGCGACATCGCGCTGATCCTGACCGGATCGGCGACATCGGATCTGATGGATACTGCCCCGCAGGCGGTGCGGGCGGCGGGTGGCGAGGTGTTCCGCTTCGGGATGCCGGTGGATCCGGGCAACCTGCTGTTTCATGGCCGGCAAGGCGGGCGGCCTGTGATCGGCCTGCCGGGCTGCGCGCGGTCGCCCGCGCTGAACGGGGCGGATTGGGTGCTGGAGCGCTATGCCTGTGGGTTGACGGTCAGCGATGCGGATATCGCGGCGATGGGCGTGGGCGGGTTGCTGAAGGAAATCCCGCTGCGCCCGCAATTGCGCGAGCCGGATTGAGCGGCGACCGGGCGATTTTTCTGCGAAAAATCGGGGCGTGGCGCAGCGGGCTTTCGGCTTGTCCAAATCAAAAGGGCGCGTCGGTGACGCGCCCCTCGTTCCGACTTGGCCGAAGATTTACTTCGGGCCGATCATCATAACCATCTGCCGGCCTTCGAGGCGGGGCATGGATTCAACCTTGCCATTGTCGCCCACATCGGCAGCAACGCGGTTGAGAAGTTCAAGACCCAGATCCTGGTGCGCCATTTCGCGGCCCCGGAAACGCAGGGTGACCTTCACCTTGTCACCTTCTTCGAGGAACTTCAGCACCGAGCGCATCTTGACTTCGTAATCGTGGGTATCGGTTCCCGGGCGGAACTTGATTTCCTTGATCTCGATGATCTTCTGCTTCTTGCGGGCTTCGGCCTCGCGCTTTTGCTGTTCGTATTTGAACTTGCCGAAGTCCATGATCTTGCAGACCGGAGGTTCCGCATTCGGGCTGATCTCGACCAGATCGAGGCCTGCCTCTTCGGCCATCTGCATGGCGCGGGCGGGTGTGACCACCCCGATGTTTTCGCCATCGGCGCCGATCAGGCGGATTTCGGGCGAACGGATGCGGTCGTTCACGCGGGGGCCCGTCTCGCGCTGCGGAGGGGCATTGTGGGGTCTGCGGGCTATGGTGGTGGTCCTTCTGCGGTTTCGGTCTGCGCGCGCAATCTAATCGGCAGTGGGCGCTGTTTCAACGGGAATCGCTTGGTGCGCAAGGCCAAAGCGGGGGGCACGGGGTAGGGAAAGCGGCAGGATCGGGCCACGGTCCGGCCAAGGGGGGTTCAAATTCGATGTCGAAGGGTCCATATGGGCGCTACAACCGGAGTAGGCTCCGGCAATGGGAGACAGACGATGAACAGAAATGTCCTGATTGGCCTTGCGGTCGTCATTCTGGCTGGGCTTGGCTATTACCAGTTCAGCTATGTTCCGGCTCAGCGCGCAGCAGCAGAAGCCGCCGCCGCAGCGCAGGCCGCCGAGGAAGCGGCCGCTGCTGCCGCAGCAGAAGCTGAAGCCGCCGCTGCTGCAGAGGCGGAAGCCGCCGCTGCCGCCGCTGCCGAGGCAGAAGCCGCCGCCGCTGCTGCAGCCCAGGCTGTGACCGAAGCCGCCGAAGGCGCGGCTGAAGCAGTGGGTGAAGCCGCGACAGGTGCGGCCGAAGCCGTGACCGAAGGTGCCGGTGCAGTTGCGGATGCCGTGACTGAAGGCGCGGCCGATGTGCAGGCGGAAGCTGCCGCCGCATTGGACCCGGCGAACTTTGATCCGGCGCGCATTTCGGCGCTGATCGACGCGTCGCAGCTGGATGCCACCACCAAGACCACGCTGAAATCGGCTGTGGAAGCGGCAGCGGCAAGCCCTGCGCTGGTGCAGCCGGCGATCGACCAGGTGAAGGCGGCGCTGGGTCTTTGACCCTGCGCATCGGGCGGGGGCGGTTGACGCCCTCGCCCGACCCTGCACTTTGCGGGGCTGTTCTTTGGGTATTTGAGCCAAGGTGAAATGGAAAAGGCCGCGCGGGGTGACCGGCGCGGCCTTTTGCTTTGGAATAGGCGAAGGATCAGATCCCGTCGCCGACAAAGGCCTTTTCGACCACGAATTGCTGCGGATCGGAATTCGCGCCTTCGGTCAGGCCGAAATCTTCGAGGATCTTCTTCACGTCGATGTTGAAGGCAAGGCTGCCGCAGACCATGGCGCGATCCTCATCCCGGTTCATGGGCGGCAAGCCCAGATCGGCAAAGACCTTGCCGGAGGTGAGGTTGTCGGTGACGCGGCCCATGTGATGGAACGGCTCACGCGTGGTGGTGGGGTAGTAGAGAAGCTTGTCGCCCACCAATTCGCCGATCAGCGGATCATCCTTGAGGCTTTCCACCAATTGGCGGCCGTATTCCAGCTCTGCCACTTCACGGCAGGTGTGCATCATGATGACCTGATCGTATTTCTCATACGTCTCAGGCTCGCGCATGAGCGAGGCGAAGGGCGCAAGGCCGGTGCCGGTGGCAAGGAACCACAGCCGTTTGCCGGGCAGCAGCGCATCATGCACGAGGGTGCCCACGGGTTTGGGGCGAAGGATGATCTCATCCCCCGGCTGGATGTGCTGAAGCTTCGAGGTGAGGGGGCCATCGGGAACCTTGATGGAGTAGAACTCCAACTCCTCATCCCAGGCAGGGGAGGCGATGGAATAGGCGCGCAAAAGCGGTTTGCCGTTATCGCCCATCAGGCCGATCATCACAAACTCACCCGAGCGGAAGCGCAATGAACGCGGGCGGCTGACGCGGAACGAGAACAGCCGGTCGGTCCAGTGGGTGACCTGTGTCACCCTCTGGGCATCGGGAAGGTGCGGCTTGGCGGCTGTCGCGGTGTTGGGGGCGTCCATCATGGCACTCTGTTCGGTCATCGGCTGTTCGGGCAATAGCGGAAGGCGCGCGCCGGGAAAAGGGCGCGGTCTGTCGCGGGGCGAAGGGCGGGGTCAGGCGCGCAGGCGGGCCTGATAGTGATGGGCCTGCCAATCGGCGCGGAAGGCCCATTGTTCGGCGGGTTGGCGGGCGGCGAGGTCGTCGCTGATTTCCACCTCATCGAACCCCACGCGGCGGGCCATGGCGTATTGATCGGCGATCACATTGCCTTGGGCGCGCAGGCGGCCCGTGTAGCCCATCATCCGCAGGCGGCGGGCGATTGTGAACGCCCTGCCATCGTTGAAGGCGGGGAAGGCCACGCGGATCAGGCCGAGATCGGCCAGATGGGGGCGCAGCGCCTCGGGGTCGTCGGTGTTGGACAGATCCACCGCGCCCTGATGGGCGGGCAGATCGGCCAGAGTGACGAAGGGGGCATTCCAATCTTCGGCGGCAAAGCCAGTATCGGTGACGATCACGGTCATGCCGCGTTCTCCTTGACGGTGCGGACGGGCTTGCCGTCGATGAAATGGATGCCGCATTCGGTTTTCTCGCTGCCGCGCCAGCGGCCCGAACGGGGATCTTCGCCGGGTTTCACCGGGCTGGTGCAGGGGGCGCAGCCGATGGACGGATAGCCTTTGGCCACCAGCGGATGCTGGGGCAGGCGGTTTTCGACCATGTATTCCTCAAGATCCTCGCGGCCCCAATGGGCGAGCGGATTGACCTTTATACGCGTGTCGCCTTCGGCTTCGAAGAAGTCGACCTCTTGCCGTGTGCTGCCCTGATAGCGTTTGCGCCCGGTGATCCAGCCGTCGAATTGCGCAAGCGCGCGCTCCAGCGGTTCCACCTTGCGCACGCCGCAGCAGGCATCGGTGTTGAACTGGTGCAGCGTGCCATCGGGATCTTCGAAATTCACGCGGGCGGGGTTGGCACGGATGGTGCGAATATCGCAAAGCGCCAGCTTTTCGGCCAGTTCGCGTTGATAATCCAGCGTTTCCTGAAACAGCATGCGCGTGTCGATGAACAGCACCGGGGTTTCCGGCGCGATAACGGACACGAGGTGCAGAAGAACCACCGATTCCGCCCCGAAGGACGACACCAGCGCCACGCGGCCAAGGTCTGCGTCCTTGAGCGCGTGTTCCAGCACCGCGGTCGCGCCGTGGTGTTTGTAGCGGGCGTTCAGGGTGGCGACGCGGTCCGCGACGCTGCCCTGATGCAGGCCTTGGGTGAGGCTGGTGTCACGCGGCATCCTGTTCGCCTTCCTGATCGTAAAGCGCGGCCTTGAAGGGCGCGATCCCGACACGGCGGAAGGCGTCGAGGAAGGTCTCGCCCGGGGCTTCGCGCAACGCCAGATAGGCGCGCACGATGCGTTCGATCGCGGGGACGATGTCATCATAGGCAAAGCCCGGTCCGGTCTTTTCACCGATCACCGCGGTTTCGGTGCCGTCGCCGCCCAGAGTGATCTGGTAGTTTTCCACCCCCGCACGATCCAGGCCCAGAATGCCGATATGGCCCACATGGTGATGGCCGCAGGCGTTGATGCAGCCCGAGATCTTGATCTTCAGCGGGCCAATATCGTGTTCCAGCTTCAGCTCATCAAACCGCGTCGCGATTTGCTGCGCCACGGGGATCGACCGGGCGGTGGCCAGCGCGCAGTAATCCATGCCGGGGCAGGCGATGATATCCGAGATCAGGCCGACATTGGCCGTGCCAAGGCCCGCCTTGACCAGTTGGGCATGCAGGGCCGGCAGGTCGGATTTGTGGACATGCGGCAGGATGACATTCTGTTCGTGGCTGATGCGGATTTCCGAATGGCCAAAGGTTTCGGCCAGATCGGCGATCAGGCGCATCTGATCGGCGGTCGCGTCACCGGGGGTTTCGCCATGCGCCTTGAGGCTGATGGTGACGATGGCGTATTGCGCGTTGCGATGCGCAGCGAGGTTCGTGTCGGCCCAGGCGCGGAAGGCCGGGTCGGCGCTGTAAAAGGCATCATAGGCATCGACGGGCGCGTTGCGAAAGGCCGGGGGGGCGAATGCCTCTTCAATCTCGGCCAGCAGTTTCTGGTCATTGCCACCGAAGAGGGGGCGCAACTCCGTGAACCGTTCCTCGATCATGCGGGTGATTTCTGCCGCGCCGGTTTCATGCACGGTGATCTTGATGCGTGCCTTGTACTTGTTGTCGCGACGGCCGAGCGTGTTGTAGACGCTGAGAACCGCCTCCACATAGGGCAGCAGGTCGGCCTTGGGCAGGAAGTCCCGCACGGTGTGGGCGATCATGGGCGTGCGGCCAAGACCGCCGCCGACCATCACCTCGAACCCCGGCTCGCCCGCCGCGTTGCGGACCATGCGCAGGCCGATGTCATGGGCGCGGGTGACCGCACGGTCATTCGGGGAACCGGTGATGGCGATCTTGAACTTGCGGGGCAGGAATTGAAACTCCGGGTGGTCGGTCGACCACTGGCGCAGCAGTTCTGCCACGGGGCGGGGGTCTTCGATCTCATCCGCCGCAGCGCCGGCGAAATGATCGGCGGTCACGTTGCGCACGCAGTTGCCCGATGTCTGGATGGCGTGCATCCCCACATCGGCAAGCGCCTGAAGCATGGCGGGCACGTCTTCCAGTTTCGGCCAGTTGAACTGAATGTTCTGGCGGGTGGTGAAGTGGCCATAGCCCTTGTCCCAGGTCTGGGCGATATGGGCCAGCTGGCGCATCTGGTTCGGGTTGATCGTGCCATAGGGAATGGCCACCCGCAGCATGTAGGCGTGCAGTTGCAGGTACAGCCCGTTCATCAGTCGCAGCGGGCGGAATTCTTCCTCGGTCAGCGACCCGTCAAGGCGGCGTTCCACCTGCTGGGTGAACTGGGCGACACGTTCGCGGACGAAGGCTTCATCGAATTCGGAATAGCTGTACATTCTGGCTGCCTCAGTTCGCGTAGTCGGCTTGTTTGCCGTGGTTATAGTTCGACGGGCCACGGGTGCGGAATTCTTCGCGGAAATGGGTGGGTTCCGGTCCATTCGGGCCGGGCTTGGCATCGGCGAGGTAAGCGCCGACGACGATCAGCTTTTGCGCGGCGGCGTGAAGTAGGCGCATCTGGGCATGAGCTTCATCCTCGATCAATTCCGCCTCATGGTGGAACGGCGACCAACGGTCATCGGCGGTCAGATAGACCACATCGCCTTCGCGCAGGCGGTTGGCGGTGACGATCTTGGGCGTGAAGCGGCGGCTCATGCGGTGGCTTCCTTCAATTCTGACGTCAGTGCGGGCAGGGCCGCACGGATGCGGCGGGGTTCGAGGCCGTAAAGCAGCACGGCAGGGCCTGCGACTTGCGCCACAGCGTCGGGCAGGGTGGCAAGGGTGGCGGCGATCACACGCTGATTGGCGCGCGAGACGTTTTCCACGATAGCCACGGGGGTTTCCGGGGCGGCGCCGTGCATCATCAGGCGGCCTTGGATAAAGCGGCTGGATTTCTTGCCCATGTAGATCGCCGCAACCTCACCCGGGCGGGCCATACCGCGCCAGTCCTGTTCGGCGAAACCTTCCATGTCATGCCCGGTCACGATGCGCAGCGCGCCGTTGCGGCCACGCTTCGTCAGGCTCTGGCCGATATTGGCCGCCGCGACAGCGGCAGAGGTCAGGCCGGGCAGGATGGCGAAGGACAGGCCTGCCGCTTCCAGCGCGTCCATCTCTTCGTCCAGACGGCCAAAGATGCCGCAATCACCGCCCTTGAGGCGGACAATGCGCGCGCCTGTCATGGCTTGAGCCACGATGGTAGCGTTGATCGTGGTCTGGGCGGTGGCGGGGCCAAACCCTTCTTTGCCCACGTCAATGCGGGTGACATGCGGCGGGATCAAGGCCATCACCTCATCGCCGACCAGACGGTCATGGATCACCACATCCGCCTGTTGCAGTGCGCGGAAAGCGCCCAGTGTCAGATGCGCGGCCGCACCGGGGCCGGCACCCACAAAGGTGACGGCAACAGGGGTAGGGGCGAAATGGGGCAGGTCGGTCATGCTGGCGATCCCGGTTTGGCTGTCTGGAATATAGGATATTTTCCCGGTTTCGGGCCAGCCACCCTTGCAGATAAGAACGATTGTTCCGATACTGGCGCAGTGTGGAACGTGTTTCCGCGAAACGGGGGAATTTGCGAATGGCGGTCCGGCTGGACGAGATGGACAGGAAAATCCTTGCGGAACTGCAGGCCGATGCCGAGCAGTCGCTGGATGAGATCGCGCGCAAGGTGGGGTCTTCCAAGACCCCGGTCTGGAACCGCATCCGCCGGATGAAGGAGGCGGGCGTCATCACGCGGCAGACCGCCATTCTGGACCCCGAGGCGCTGGGGCTGGAGGCCTGTTTCTTTGTGTTGATCCGCACCAGCGAGCATGAGGCGGACTGGCAGCGCAAGTTCCTGAAAGCGCTGCGCGAACGTCCCGAGGTGCTGGAAGCGCATCGGTTGGCGGGCGACATCGACTATATCCTGAAGGTGCGGGTCAAGAACGCGCGGGCCTATGACACGTTTTATCAGGCCCTGATTTCCGAGGTGCGGATTTACAACGTGACCGCGCTGTTGAGCATGGAAGAGATCAAGGCGACGACGATCCTGCCGGTCTGACGGTCCTAGCGGGCGAGGTGCAGCGCTTTGAGCCCGTGGAAGTGATACACATCGGCATAAGCAGGTTTTTCCGCAAGGCGCAGGTTCGGCAGGCGTTGAAACAGGATCGGCAGGGCGATCTGCAATTCCAGCCGGGCCAACGGCGCGCCCACGCAGAAATGCAGGCCTGCGCCGAATGTGGCGTTGGGTTTGGCGGGGCGGTCGGGCAGGAATTGCGCCGGGCGGTCCCATTGGCCGGGGTCGCGGTTGGCGGCGGCCAGCAGCAGCGCGACCTGATCACCGCGCTGAAAGCGATGGCCCATCACATCAACCTCTTCATAGGCCCAGCGGGTGAACATATGCAGCGCGGGATCGAAGCGCAGGATTTCCTCTACCGTCGCCTCTACCTTGTCGGGGGATAGGGCGGTGGCGGGGGTTTTCGTTTCAAGCAGCGTTTTCACGCCATTGCCGATGGTGTGAACCGTCGCCTCATGCCCCGCATTCAGCAGCAGGATGCAGGTCGAGATCAGTTCGTCGGTTGTCAGACGGTCACCCTCGGACTCGGCGGCAATCAGATGGGTGATCAGGTCATCCCGCGGGTCGGCGCGGCGGTCGGCGATATAGCCGCGCAGGAAGGCCACGAAATCTTCGGTCGCTGCGATGGCGCGATCCTCGGCGGCGCGGCTGCGGTTGGCCATATACATGCCGACCATGGCATTGGACCAGCGCAGCAGGTCATCCGACATAGTTTCCGGCACACCCAAAAGGCGGGCGATGATGATGACGGGCAGTTTCTGCGCGAAGGTCGGGAGAAGATCGAATTCATCCGCAGGCAATGCATCGATCAGATCGTTGGAAAGCTGTGTGATTTCAGGGCCAAGCGCGGCGATGCGGCGTGAGGTGAAGGCGCGCAGGACAAGGCTGCGCAGGCGGGTGTGGCGCGGCGGTTCCAGTTCCAGCATCGAATGCGCCTCGACCGCGTAGAAGGGCCGCAGGTGATCGGGGATCACGGGCGCGCATTCGGGCGGGGCTTCGCGGCCAAAGCGGCGGTCGCGCAGGATGGCGTTCACCGCTGATGCGTTGGGAGTGCAGATCAGGTTGTAATCAACCCAGCGGAAGAAAGGGCCGGTGGCGCGGGCGCGGTCATAGAACGGATAGGGGTTCTGAACGAAGGCAGGATCGGTGGGGGATTGGTGAAGGTCTTGCATGATCTTGTTCTTGATGGGTTTTAGCGCCGGGGCAGCGCGATCAGGCCTTGCGCCACCAGCACGCCGATGGCGACAAAAGCCGCACCAAGCGCCTGAATCCAGCTCCAGGTGCCGCCAAGCGCCAGCATGAAGACCATGACATAAAATGGCGTCAGGTTGATATGCAGCGCCGACATGGCGATGCCGAGGCGACCCACGGCAATAATCCAAAGGAGTTGGCTGATGGCGAGGCCGCCCACGCCATAGATGGCAAGCGCGGTAAACTCGGTCAGGCCGAAGGCGGAAAGGTTGGGGCCGGGCAGGCCGAACAGCCCGCCGATCAGGGCGAAAACCGTGCCCGCCAGCGCCGCGCCGCAGACGGTGAGGCTGGTGGAGCCGAGGGGGGTAAGGCCGGGCAGGGCGGTGACTGTCCAGCGTGAGGCGAGGGTGAAGGTGATGACAGAGCCGAGGCAGAGAAGCGCCCCGATGCCGAAGGAAAGACCCCCGTCGAAATTGCCCGCCGCAAGGATGCCGCCGAGGATCGACAGCAGCATGCCGAGCGCGATTTGCAGCGTAAGCTTGCGCCCATCAAGGAAAATTTCCAGCGTCATCCCGATCAGGGGCATGGCCGAGGACACGACTGCCGCCATCACCGCCGAGGTGCGGGTCTGGCCAAAGACGAGTTGCAGCGCCCCCAGCGCCAGAAGCGAGCCCACCATGATCCCACGCGGCCAGTTGGCGCGGCGCAGGGCATCCGTTCCTTCGACCAGCCACCAGATCGGCAACAGGAACGCCGCTGCCATCACCATGCGTGCGGCGTTCAGGATGACCGGTGGCAGGGGGGCGGGGTCGGCACGGATGAGCACCTCTGCCGCAGGCAGGGCGGCGGCCCAGATCAGCATGGAGGCCATGCAGATCAGGTTGGCCGAAAGGGCAGAGCGGGTGGGGGAAAGGGCTGTCATCAAATGTCCTGCATCACGCCCGAACCATCCCCCGGTGCCGGGCCGAAGGCTGTTCCGGGGGCGACGTGAAAGGGCGCGATCAGGCGGCGGAAAGGGCCGCGACGATGGCGCCGAAATCGGCGGCCTTGAGGCTGGCGCCGCCGACAAGCGCGCCGTCTACATGGGGGATGGCAAAGATTTCCGTGGCATTTGAAGGCTTTACCGACCCACCATAGAGCAGCCGGACCCCTGCCGCCTGTGCCCCGATGCGGGCGGTGAGGCGGGCGCGGAGGAAGGCGTGTACTTCGGCAATCTCGGCGATGGTGGGGGTGCGGCCGGTGCCGATGGCCCAGACGGGTTCGTAGGCGATCACAAGGGTGGCTGCCGTGGCATTGGCGGGGACGGAGCCGTGCAGCTGGGTTCCCACCACATC is a genomic window containing:
- a CDS encoding cytochrome P450, whose protein sequence is MQDLHQSPTDPAFVQNPYPFYDRARATGPFFRWVDYNLICTPNASAVNAILRDRRFGREAPPECAPVIPDHLRPFYAVEAHSMLELEPPRHTRLRSLVLRAFTSRRIAALGPEITQLSNDLIDALPADEFDLLPTFAQKLPVIIIARLLGVPETMSDDLLRWSNAMVGMYMANRSRAAEDRAIAATEDFVAFLRGYIADRRADPRDDLITHLIAAESEGDRLTTDELISTCILLLNAGHEATVHTIGNGVKTLLETKTPATALSPDKVEATVEEILRFDPALHMFTRWAYEEVDVMGHRFQRGDQVALLLAAANRDPGQWDRPAQFLPDRPAKPNATFGAGLHFCVGAPLARLELQIALPILFQRLPNLRLAEKPAYADVYHFHGLKALHLAR
- a CDS encoding DMT family transporter; translated protein: MTALSPTRSALSANLICMASMLIWAAALPAAEVLIRADPAPLPPVILNAARMVMAAAFLLPIWWLVEGTDALRRANWPRGIMVGSLLALGALQLVFGQTRTSAVMAAVVSSAMPLIGMTLEIFLDGRKLTLQIALGMLLSILGGILAAGNFDGGLSFGIGALLCLGSVITFTLASRWTVTALPGLTPLGSTSLTVCGAALAGTVFALIGGLFGLPGPNLSAFGLTEFTALAIYGVGGLAISQLLWIIAVGRLGIAMSALHINLTPFYVMVFMLALGGTWSWIQALGAAFVAIGVLVAQGLIALPRR